The sequence TggcatttcctccctccctcgtCGGAGGCGGTGCGGGGACAGTGGGTCATCCCCGGATGTGGGGCGCGCAGAGGGGAGGAGGCCGAGCCCTGACTGCTCTCCCCGGCAGCGTCGCTGGTGTACCgcctgccccagtcctgggtggGGCCCAAGCTGCCCTGGAAAATCGCCCACGCGTCCCTGCACCTGCTGGCCTTCGTGCTGACCGTGCTGGGGCTGGTGGCCGTCTTCAGATACCACAACAACAAGCACATCGCCCACCTCTACTCCCTGCACAGCTGGTTGGGCATCACCACCGTGTTCTTCTTCGCCTGCCAGGTGGGTGCCCTGCCCTCCTTAGGGTTCCCACCGCCGGTCAGCCATGGGCTCTGCTTGGGGCTTCACTTGCATCAGCCCCGAAGGACAGGTGCGGGCCCTGGTCTCGCTGATTGCGTGGAGGCGGCCTTTGCAGGCACACCCTGTAGGCGGGCCTTTGAAAGGGCCATGGAGACTCTGGCTCCGGCACTCACCCTGCGCCCATCACCCTGCTGGCCTGCGGTTCCAGAGCGCCGTGAGCCAGGGGTGATGAGCCAGGACGCAAGGAAGCGGGGGCCGGCAGGATGACTGCAGGAGGGGCTTGTAGCTGCGCAGTCATGAAAGGTCCTTGTTTGTGTGGGAGAAACAGGTCACAGCGGGGACGCGGCGCTGGGGCAGTTCCCGGCGGGAGGTTTGATGGGAGCGGAGGGAGACGGTCCCCTGCCCCGTCGGCGGCGCCTGTGGTCACGGCGGCTCAGCGCCTCCTCCCTGCGGCTCAGCGCCTCCTCCCTGCGTCGCAGTGGCTCCTGGGCTTTGCCGTCTTCCTGCTGCCCTGGGCGTCCCTGTGGCTGCGCAGCCTCCTCAAGCCCGTCCACGTCTTCTTCGGGGCCGCCATCCTCGCTCTGGCCCTGGCGTCCGTCATTTCCGGCATCAATGAGAAGCTCTTCTTCAGCCTGTGAGTGGGTGGGCCCTCTGCGTGGAGGGGAACGAGCAGGGCCTTCAGATGGCTCCGGTCACAGCCCTGCCgagggggcctgggggctgggcgtCCTGGTCTGGAAGGCAGCGGCCTTTCTTGGTGAGCTTGGCAAATCGCTCCGTCGGGATGTGGCCAGCATCACCCAGACTCAGCACCTGCTGCGCCGAACTCTTCTGGCGTGCCCTCGGGCTGCCCTACGACAGTGCCACTGTCGGGGCCACTTACAAATGAGCTCCTCTGGGGAGGGGCGCCCTGCAGGTATctgtggggctggggctcagcAGCACGTCAGCACTGCGGGTCCCGTCCCGGGAGCTCGCCACCCTCTGCGTGGCCCTGGGTCTGCGCCGGGCGGGGACCGGGGAAGTCTCTCGGGCCCACGTTTCTGGTCACCCACAGGAAGAACGCCACCAGGCCCTACTCCAGCCTGCCCGGCGAGGCGGTCTTTGCCAACGGCACCGGCATGCTGGTGGTGGCCTTCGGGCTGCTGGTGCTCTACGTCCTGCAGGCCTCATCCTGGAAACGCCCGGAAGTGGGGATCACGACCGAAGGACAGGTGCGGGCCCTGGTCTCCCCGGCCAGGCTCGGGGAGGGCTGGGTCTAGAATGGTCACCAGGAGAGGCGTGGGGCTTACCAGGAAGACTAACCCAGGAACATGGTGGGGGACCGGGCAGCTGGAAGGTGGGGCACTGGTGTCAGGCCAGCCCATCCCCGCCATCGGAGCAGATGCAGCTGCCCAGGCTCCGGGGCTGCCAGGCGAGGACGGGGGTTACTCCCTTCCCCAGATTCTTGTGGCTTCCGGAGGGAAAGTGTGGCCTTACCCTCCCCAGGGGAGCCTTGGGCGTGAAGAGGGGTGTCGTCACTTCTGCGTTCCCAGCTCGAGGCTGGTCTCGCGGGTGCTTGCGGACAAGCTGAGTACTTGGAGCAGGTTCTGCCTGTTGGCACTCGGCAcctgaggggtggggtgagggggtgtcaGGCTGAGGGGCTCGGGCTTCCCTGAAAGATGTTGTGACTTGGGGACTGAAGGTTGGGGTCTCTGTGAACAGCTCAGACCTGGTGTGATGCCTGCAGGTCAGGGGCCATTTTGACGTTAGGCCTCTAACCCTGTGCGCCTGCTATCTTCCAGCCCCTGTTGCGTGAAAGGGAGTGAAGCGAGAAGGGATGCAGGAGCGGTCGGGGTGCGTCTGGACTCCCTCAGCACCTCTGCTCTACCTGGGGCTCCCGGCGGTTTGCCGAGCCCCCACCTCGCCCGCCCTGTGGGCTGCTCTCTCCGCCACGTGCTGCCTACGCGTCTCTCGGTGCTCTGacttctgccttccttcctggcATCGACTTGTGAGGTCCTCCCTGTACacaggccctccctgccctggctgctggcgcACTACTGCTCCCTGGCTCAGGTCCAGCCGAGCTGGTTCCCTAGACACCTCGGGAGGTGGTGGCAAGTCCCAGCAGCTCCGATGGCCCGACTCCAGCGCAGTCTAACGTGAAGTTGGCTCTCCCTGGGACGGCACCCGCCATGGCTGGACCCTGGActtgaggctgggagggaggggatgaCAGAGCAGCTctgcagggaaactgaggctgcctGCTCTTCGCCGTTCTGTTCATGTCTCAAGTCCACTGTGACCGTGTGGCGCCATCGCTTCCTGTTGCCGCTACAGCCGGGACCTGGATCCGGCCTGTCCCCGCCAGGCAGCCAAGGGGCCTGGAACCTGCTGTCCCCAGCTGTCCCAGCGGGGAGGGCTGGCAGGGGTGCCTTACTCCTTCGCCAGGCTAGGGCTCCCCTGCCTGTCCCCGGCCACCACGACACGACCAGTGTTGGGTGCTTTGTCCCAGCAGAGCCGAGGACCACGGCCACCTTCGCAGGTTTCTGCCGAGCACGAGAGCCTCACTGCTCCCACAGCGGCTGCTCGCAGGCCCAAGCCCGCCTCGTGCGAGCGGAGCTTTTCTAGAGAAGTGGGGGACGGCCTGGCTCGTCTCCTACGTGTTGGGGCTTTGGCTTTTCCTGCCTCCACGAGTCCTGCTGGGCCCCGGGCCACAGTGCTGCGCAGGCGAGCAGCTGGCGCCCGGGCCTGAGCGTGCTTCCTCTCTGGCCCGTGGCGAGGAGGCGACTGGCCCCCCGACCCACAGGCCAGGTGCCCACAGGACTCCGCCCAAATCTCTGGTGCCCGCAGGACTCCAAAGCCACCTCGATGGCTGCCAGGCAGCTGGTCACATGACCCCTCCTTACCACGTGGGTAGGCATTTCACCTGTTTGTAAAGCCTGATGctcattaaatatgtttttaagaacCAAAGCCTCTTCTACTGAAATGAGACTGTGGTTAAGGGAGCTCTGGGCGGTGAGGCAAAGCCCAGGCCAGTTCTGACCCTGAGGCCTTAAGAGGACTGTCGCCGGAGCCGCggctcctgctgtggccccagcACTTCCTGGTGTGTACTCCCACACCCGCCCGAGGTCACCCAACAGGAAGCGGCGGCGCCGGGACCCACTGGCAGGTGTCTGAtgccagcctcctccccagcggCTGGGTGTGTGCGTCTGCGCACACTGATAACTGCCTCGCGGTCGGGGACCGCGGGGCGGCTGGTgcacaggagccctgggctgagtGGGTGATGGGCCCCCCGTGTGACCAGCTGCAGTGTAGGTGGTGGCGCAGGCCCTGGAAGTGGGGCGCAGACACCAGTGAGAGGAGTAACCTGCAGTGAGTGGCCCCCGACTGTGCTGAGGCTTCACATCGATTCGCTGGATCCTTTCCTATTGTCCCCACAGGCGGGCGCCATTCGATTTCCCAGATTTCAAGAGGCTAAATACAGGCCTGAGCTTCTGGAGGTAGTTTGGAGCAGAACGGGCTCAGCCGTGTCCATGTGAGGGCACACCAGGCCCTGGGACCGGCCCTGCACGGAGCACCGGTCGGTGTGCGCTGCCCTGCCCACCACGCACGGGCCGGCAGTGCCGCCGGGATTGCTCTagagcagggctggcctgggcgcGGTTCCTGTGCCACCACCCAGCTTACACTATGGCGGCTTCTTTTCCTCTTGGGGTCCCATGTGCCCACTGGCTTCCTGAAGGATCAGTGGGTTCTGTTGGTTGAGTGCTGAGAAAAGCACACCCTCGGGTGTGGCGTGTGTATCGGGTGGACAGGACTGGGGTCCCGGTGGAGCCAGCCCAGCCGTGCAGGCCTGGCCTTGGGGTCTCAGTGGAAGGAGGGCTCATCTCGCCAGGGGCTGAGCGCTGCCCAGGGCAGCAGAGGACGGCTCCTCACGCCTGGAGACAGGGCCTCAGAGGCGGCAGCTCTGGCTCCGATGCGGTTTATTAGCTGCTTTTAACAGTGGCACCGGCTCAGGTGCAGGCGTTTCCCGGGAGTCTTGACACCACGTCAGCAATGCCAGTTACGGCTGTGCTGCCCCAGGGAAATGCCTCGCTGACGCCGAGGCCGCTGGGGCAGAGCGGGCTGAGCCCGGGGCCCGCCTTCCCTGAGTAGGCAGTGACCCCTCTGGGCCTGCAGTCTACACTGCAGTCGCTCTGGAGGCTGGCAGGGGTTGCTGCTGAACGTAGAGGATGGGCGTGGGAGGCGAGGAAGGTGACAGGTGGACGGCAAGGGAATGACAGTGGCAGCCTCTGCACAGTAGTGAGAGTGGCACTCACAAACTCTCCAGGTTCTGCAAGACCTCCAGGATGGCCCGGAGAATGGCCGCGGCGGCCACTGCCCCGGGGTCTGGCTGGTCGAGCTTCATAGAACTGATGTAACTGGCTCTCCCAGCTCCAGCTGTCATGTCCTTGGTGGCCTGGGCCGCAGCTTCTGCGCTCTGAGGGGGACGGAGAGGAGCAGGGTAAGGACAAGCCTCCggcctcctcctgccctggaagcaAGGCCTGGGCTTGGGGGAGGCCCTGGACCCtcctgtcccagctctgccagcGCCCTCTGTTCTGTCCCCAGGGCAGAGCGGCCACGCCCACCTGTCTGTAGTAAGGCCCGTGGCCCCATTTCCTGAGGACCTGCTGGGTCCCAGTTACCAGGCCGGCTCGTTCATCTTTATCCTTGCACCCCCTCCGGACAGGCACTCGTCTCCATTCTCAGGAGAGGGAGCCGGGCACAGGACGGGTATTAACAGGCTCCCAGCCTGCCTCTGGTGGCTGGGCCCCTCCACTCACCTCCACTGCCTTGGTCAGGATGTGG is a genomic window of Myotis daubentonii chromosome 9, mMyoDau2.1, whole genome shotgun sequence containing:
- the LOC132241578 gene encoding lysosomal membrane ascorbate-dependent ferrireductase CYB561A3 isoform X2, encoding MAEGRFYLSVLALSALGSVCVLFTVYWMWSWHGGFAWDGSILTFNCHPVLMVAGMVVVYSAASLVYRLPQSWVGPKLPWKIAHASLHLLAFVLTVLGLVAVFRYHNNKHIAHLYSLHSWLGITTVFFFACQWLLGFAVFLLPWASLWLRSLLKPVHVFFGAAILALALASVISGINEKLFFSLPCCVKGSEARRDAGAVGVRLDSLSTSALPGAPGGLPSPHLARPVGCSLRHVLPTRLSVL
- the LOC132241578 gene encoding lysosomal membrane ascorbate-dependent ferrireductase CYB561A3 isoform X1 — its product is MAEGRFYLSVLALSALGSVCVLFTVYWMWSWHGGFAWDGSILTFNCHPVLMVAGMVVVYSAASLVYRLPQSWVGPKLPWKIAHASLHLLAFVLTVLGLVAVFRYHNNKHIAHLYSLHSWLGITTVFFFACQWLLGFAVFLLPWASLWLRSLLKPVHVFFGAAILALALASVISGINEKLFFSLKNATRPYSSLPGEAVFANGTGMLVVAFGLLVLYVLQASSWKRPEVGITTEGQPLLRERE